TGTCCAGGCGCTTTGGGATTCCCCCCCAGCAGTTCGAGCAAGTCCTCCAGGAGGCTGGAATTCGGGCCGATGCCGCCCTGAAATTGAGTTTGACCCGGGGAGAGGAAGGCAGGTTCTTTTTGTTCCTGCTGGGGGTGACCCTGTTGTTGCCTTCCCTGCTGGCCTGGTGGTCGTCACGCCGCTTTGCCCGGCCGCTCACCCAGCTGTCCAGGGCCGCACACCTGCTGACCAGCGGCGATTTCTCCGCCCGGGTTTCGCTGAACAAGAGCCTGGAGCGCCGCGAAGATGAAACCGCCCTGCTGCTCAAAGACTTCAATCAGATGGCAGCGTCGCTTGAACGGCTCGAGCAGGAAAGGCGCTACACCCTTGCCGCCATTGCCCACGAACTGCGCACCCCGGTGACGGTGCTCAGGGGACGGCTTGAAGGTGTCAGGGACGGGGTTCTGGCAGCCAGTCCAGGGGAGCTCGAAAAGCTGCTGGGGCACGCAGACCTGCTGGGCAAACTGATTGAAGATTTGCAGCTGCTTTCTCTGGCTGAAGCTGGAGAATTGCGGCTTGAGCGGCAGCATTTTGTGGTGCAGGATTTGCTGAAGCGCGTTGGTGGAGATTTCACGGCAAAAGCCGAGGGGCAGCACATCGGGTTGCACCTGGACCTGGCCCTCGAGCCCGTTTGGGTGAATGGCGACCCGCAACGTTTGTATCAGGTCCTGGGCAACGTGCTGGGCAATGCGTTGCGCCACACCCCACCCCACGGCAACATACGCATCCAGCTCAGGGTGGACGCACAACACCTCACCATTGAGGTTGAGGATTCTGGTCCTGGATTCACCTCCGAGGCCCTGAGCAGGGCGTTTGAACGGTTTTACCGCAGCCCTGACCGGGGAAGACAAAGTGGGGGCAGTGGGCTGGGGCTGGCCCTCTCAAAATCACTCATTGAGGCCCACGGCGGACAGATTGAACTGTTCAACAGTCCT
This region of Deinococcus roseus genomic DNA includes:
- a CDS encoding sensor histidine kinase; the encoded protein is MKGPRVTGPQGTAAPQQRGVEKSGRVWHSIRAELTLTLWGLVLLTALMVFLVLAIMFDAYLTSTHQHSTEILSRRFGIPPQQFEQVLQEAGIRADAALKLSLTRGEEGRFFLFLLGVTLLLPSLLAWWSSRRFARPLTQLSRAAHLLTSGDFSARVSLNKSLERREDETALLLKDFNQMAASLERLEQERRYTLAAIAHELRTPVTVLRGRLEGVRDGVLAASPGELEKLLGHADLLGKLIEDLQLLSLAEAGELRLERQHFVVQDLLKRVGGDFTAKAEGQHIGLHLDLALEPVWVNGDPQRLYQVLGNVLGNALRHTPPHGNIRIQLRVDAQHLTIEVEDSGPGFTSEALSRAFERFYRSPDRGRQSGGSGLGLALSKSLIEAHGGQIELFNSPSGACVRITLGMA